Proteins encoded together in one Canis aureus isolate CA01 chromosome 21, VMU_Caureus_v.1.0, whole genome shotgun sequence window:
- the LOC144292684 gene encoding glycine N-phenylacetyltransferase-like, with protein MFHLQGSQVLQMLEKSLRKSLPESLKVYGTIFHMNQGNPFKLKALVDKWPDFTTVVTRPQEEEMADDFDHYTNTYQIYSKNPQNCQEFLGASSVINWKQHLQIQSTQSSLNEVIQNLAAANLVKVNQQQGIVYTMPERARKLLPSLLEAKNLPLESGRAKTINQEMFKLSSLDVTHAALVNKFWYFGGNERSQRFIERCIQTFPTFCLLGPEGTLVSWSLMDQTGEIRMGGTVPEHRARGLVSYLMDIHIRALDKLDYPTYYHTFTSNKPVQKMSHSLGHICMPCDWNQWHCVPL; from the exons ATGTTCCACTTACAAGGCTCACAAGTGCTGCAGATGCTAGAGAAATCCTTAAGGAAGAGCCTGCCAGAGTCCTTAAAG GTTTATGGGACCATCTTCCACATGAACCAGGGAAACCCATTCAAGCTAAAGGCCCTGGTAGACAAGTGGCCTGATTTTACAACAGTGGTTACCCGCCCTCAGGAAGAG GAAATGGCAGATGATTTTGATCACTATACCAATACCTACCAAATCTATTCTAAGAATCCCCAAAACTGTCAAGAATTCCTTGGTGCATCAAGTGTCATCAACTGGAAACAACATTTGCAGATCCAAA GTACCCAGTCCAGCCTGAACGAAGTGATACAGAACCTTGCAGCTGCTAACCTGGTCAAGGTCAACCAACAACAAGGCATTGTGTATACAATGCCCGAGAGAGCACGTAAACTGCTCCCTTCTTTGCTGGAGGCAAAGAACTTACCTCTTGAATCTGGCAGAGCCAAGACCAT CAACCAAGAGATGTTTAAACTCTCCTCCCTGGATGTTACCCACGCTGCCTTGGTGAATAAATTCTGGTATTTCGGGGGCAACGAGAGGAGCCAGAGATTCATCGAACGCTGCATCCAAACCTTCCCCACCTTCTGCCTGCTGGGGCCCGAGGGGACCCTTGTGTCCTGGAGCCTGATGGACCAGACAGGCGAGATACGGATGGGGGGTACTGTGCCTGAGCACCGGGCCAGGGGTCTCGTCTCCTATCTCATGGATATTCACATCCGTGCTCTGGACAAACTTGACTATCCTACCTATTACCATACATTTACAAGCAACAAACCCGTACAGAAAATGAGTCACAGCCTGGGTCATATCTGCATGCCCTGTGACTGGAACCAGTGGCATTGCGTGCCTCTGTGA